Proteins from a genomic interval of Chitinophagales bacterium:
- a CDS encoding IS630 family transposase — protein sequence MPYTSISGLHHVLREFGISYQRARPYIHSPDREYKQKEAFLHQILQNRIPIQEEVLFQDEFTFYAEASLAKDFAPIGRQPLQRWAYKNKDKRICATMNAFTGEVHAMIAPKIGIDAFVEFLQQLQEQYPKAQTIYMVVDNCPVHFHPDVQATLQEQIHDFELHLPSSWRNVQPKEKFKQLDLNVQMVPLPTYASWLNPIEKLWKLLNQEVIHLHRIPNHFKELVGKVQEWFEQFENASDRLLSFCGLKKPNSIFAKDIIINRNRSG from the coding sequence TTGCCCTACACTTCTATTTCAGGTTTACATCATGTTTTACGTGAATTTGGGATTAGCTATCAAAGAGCTCGTCCTTATATTCATTCACCAGACAGAGAATATAAGCAAAAAGAGGCTTTTTTGCATCAAATTCTGCAAAATCGCATCCCTATTCAAGAAGAAGTGTTGTTTCAAGATGAATTTACTTTCTATGCTGAGGCAAGTCTGGCTAAGGACTTTGCCCCCATAGGAAGACAACCGCTTCAACGTTGGGCTTATAAAAATAAGGATAAACGTATTTGTGCTACTATGAACGCTTTTACAGGAGAAGTACATGCAATGATTGCTCCCAAAATTGGTATAGATGCCTTTGTAGAGTTTCTACAACAGCTACAAGAACAGTATCCTAAAGCACAGACCATTTATATGGTAGTAGATAATTGTCCTGTGCATTTTCACCCCGATGTACAAGCCACTTTGCAAGAACAAATCCATGATTTTGAACTACATTTGCCGTCTTCTTGGAGAAATGTACAACCAAAAGAAAAATTCAAACAATTGGATTTGAACGTCCAAATGGTTCCTTTACCTACGTATGCATCATGGCTCAATCCGATTGAGAAACTTTGGAAATTACTCAATCAAGAGGTGATACATCTACATCGTATTCCTAATCATTTCAAAGAACTGGTTGGCAAAGTGCAAGAGTGGTTTGAGCAATTTGAAAATGCCTCTGATAGACTCTTAAGTTTTTGTGGCCTGAAAAAACCAAATAGTATCTTTGCCAAGGACATCATAATCAATAGAAATCGCTCTGGGTAA
- a CDS encoding DUF6515 family protein, producing the protein MKNFLLFSVPLFVAAMLFSVPTFAQKKHDHKHKKVHIEHPHKSKKADKHVVVQKNYNNTRIVNHNHTTIVTPSNSKHLKVLPAGHTKVVIGGVPYYRYSNNYYQWYPNLGVYQVTRSPIGTVVTNIPSGYRVVQYNGAKHYFVNGVYYRPEIRNGSPVYMIVNF; encoded by the coding sequence ATGAAGAATTTCCTTTTATTTTCAGTCCCCTTATTTGTGGCTGCAATGTTGTTTTCAGTTCCTACTTTCGCTCAAAAAAAACATGACCACAAACACAAGAAAGTGCATATAGAGCATCCCCACAAGTCGAAAAAAGCCGATAAACACGTTGTTGTTCAAAAAAACTACAACAATACACGAATCGTCAATCACAACCATACCACTATAGTGACTCCATCAAACAGCAAACACCTCAAAGTATTGCCTGCGGGTCATACCAAGGTTGTGATAGGAGGCGTTCCTTACTATCGCTATTCTAATAACTACTACCAATGGTATCCTAATTTGGGCGTTTACCAAGTTACCCGTTCGCCGATAGGTACTGTTGTAACCAATATTCCATCCGGGTATAGAGTGGTACAATACAATGGTGCAAAACATTATTTTGTAAACGGCGTGTATTATCGCCCCGAAATTCGAAATGGTTCACCAGTCTATATGATTGTCAATTTTTAA
- a CDS encoding tetratricopeptide repeat-containing sensor histidine kinase: MEHLNPQQAKKLLSQIPSKTKQERFKIYQQVFSTPPYHNSLELDPDGAFHEEYTQLAEEFGDRESVFKAWREIIMLYLNDTTNFSQVYNRAMMVFEQEQDVVYRLELQLSKTQHLFGLGRVHEAVELLDLGLEAAKYLENKSLIFDHYYYMSAIVSENREDRIRYAKEALNYVTSKNQIRAWILEGDTTVQEFKYYEAREAYGKLEEWAVQENNEYILLYAYMGVQRAISIAALDKRVNRAEYSKLEQVMREYLHKGIALAKELGSLQNITETCSYMANFYYNCGRFNDAIHHYERTLAFAKQYGCRKDIEKDDYFQLYDCNKKIGNFEKALEAYEKYTALKEEMYSVETQNKIAELNTTFEAEKREEEIARLTKENELLETIKAQKEKLEQLNLTKDQIFSIIGHDMRKPAIAFRGIGRKVNYLLKKQDYPTLIRLGNKIEQEALALNQLTDNLLNWAILQKDVLSYHPQSVNIAAIVCEIGELFDNMAKEKNIELLTDIDSNLTVYANENALRVIVRNLLDNALKFTSNGGKVNITAFAVDSNIQLQISDTGVGISPEKLPHIFLLQKDKSTQGTAGEKGTGMGLYLINELVQFNKGIIEVFSQLGSGTSFKVLLPRA, from the coding sequence ATGGAACACCTCAACCCCCAACAAGCAAAGAAGCTGCTCAGTCAAATACCGAGCAAAACCAAACAGGAAAGATTCAAAATCTACCAGCAGGTTTTTTCGACTCCCCCCTATCACAATTCATTGGAGTTGGATCCAGATGGAGCTTTTCATGAAGAATACACACAGTTGGCTGAAGAGTTTGGAGACAGAGAAAGTGTCTTCAAAGCTTGGCGAGAAATTATAATGCTCTATTTAAATGATACAACCAACTTTAGTCAAGTATATAATCGGGCAATGATGGTTTTTGAGCAGGAGCAGGATGTGGTATATCGCTTAGAATTGCAACTCTCCAAAACGCAACACTTGTTTGGTTTAGGCAGGGTGCATGAGGCTGTTGAATTGTTGGATTTAGGCTTAGAAGCCGCTAAGTATTTAGAAAACAAAAGCTTGATTTTTGACCATTATTATTACATGTCGGCTATTGTGTCCGAAAATCGGGAAGATAGAATACGCTATGCAAAGGAAGCATTGAACTATGTGACCTCAAAAAACCAAATACGAGCATGGATATTAGAAGGAGATACGACTGTTCAAGAATTCAAGTATTACGAGGCGAGGGAAGCTTATGGTAAGCTGGAGGAATGGGCTGTTCAAGAAAATAATGAATATATCTTGTTGTATGCTTATATGGGGGTGCAACGGGCGATTTCGATAGCCGCTTTGGACAAGCGAGTGAATAGAGCAGAATATTCCAAATTGGAACAAGTTATGAGGGAGTATCTTCATAAAGGTATTGCACTGGCAAAGGAATTAGGAAGCCTACAAAACATAACTGAGACTTGCTCATACATGGCTAATTTTTACTATAATTGTGGACGGTTTAATGACGCAATCCATCATTATGAACGCACATTGGCATTTGCCAAACAATATGGCTGTCGGAAAGACATAGAAAAAGACGACTATTTTCAACTCTATGATTGCAACAAAAAAATAGGCAATTTTGAAAAAGCACTTGAAGCGTATGAAAAATACACGGCATTGAAGGAAGAAATGTACTCTGTAGAAACTCAAAACAAGATAGCGGAACTGAATACGACTTTTGAAGCCGAAAAGCGAGAGGAAGAAATCGCCCGTTTGACGAAGGAAAATGAACTTTTGGAGACCATCAAAGCGCAAAAAGAGAAACTCGAACAACTCAATCTAACCAAAGACCAGATTTTTTCCATTATCGGTCACGATATGCGAAAACCCGCCATCGCTTTTAGAGGAATCGGCAGGAAGGTCAACTATCTACTCAAAAAACAAGACTATCCTACCCTCATTCGATTGGGCAACAAAATAGAGCAAGAAGCCCTCGCCCTCAATCAACTCACCGACAATCTGCTCAACTGGGCAATTCTGCAAAAAGATGTTCTATCCTACCATCCTCAATCCGTAAATATAGCAGCTATCGTATGCGAGATTGGCGAACTTTTTGACAATATGGCTAAAGAAAAAAACATCGAACTGCTGACAGATATAGATTCAAATCTCACTGTCTATGCCAATGAAAATGCCCTGCGAGTGATTGTCCGAAATCTACTGGACAATGCGCTCAAATTCACTTCAAATGGAGGGAAGGTGAACATCACCGCTTTTGCTGTGGACTCCAACATTCAACTCCAAATCTCCGATACAGGTGTCGGCATCTCACCAGAGAAACTTCCTCATATTTTCCTCCTCCAAAAAGACAAAAGCACCCAAGGTACTGCTGGCGAAAAAGGTACGGGAATGGGCTTGTACCTCATCAACGAACTCGTCCAATTCAACAAAGGAATCATTGAAGTATTCAGTCAATTGGGTAGCGGTACAAGCTTCAAGGTTTTGTTACCGAGGGCTTGA
- a CDS encoding ABC transporter ATP-binding protein: MSTITKRTGSILDWDLFMRVIRLARPFKKAFFGATVLAILLAIMSPLSPYLIQLTVDNYILIPNQEGLQNMAMILIGVLILESILRYNFIYLTSWLGQSVIKNLRVRVFDHILQFRLRYFDNTAIGTSTTRTINDVETINDVFSEGLINIIADLLTLVMVMGVMFYTDWKLTLMCLAPFPLIIYSTYVFKEKVKSSFQSVRTQVARLNAFLQEHITGMGIVQIFGAEEKEMKKYHKINAGHRDAHIESIWYYSIFFPVLEIILAAALGLMVWFGSNLVINGQASLGVLIAFIMYLNMLFRPLRVLADKFNTLQMGLVASERIFALLDRGEERISNEGAKKVDHVKGKIEFDDVWFAYNEKDMVLRGVSFSIEAGQTLAIVGPTGAGKSSIINILNRFYDIQKGTIKIDGVKVEDYDLHSLRKNIGLVLQDVFLFSGSVYDNISLRSPEITPEQVYEAANIVGANEFIERLPNQYDYNVMERGATLSLGQRQLISFIRALVFDPRILILDEATSSIDTETEWLVQSAIEKLIKGRTSIVIAHRLSTIKNADKIMVLNKGQIVEIGTHEELLALGGHYRELHDTQFAAAEAL, translated from the coding sequence TTGAGTACAATTACAAAACGAACGGGTAGTATCTTAGATTGGGATTTGTTTATGCGGGTAATACGACTCGCTCGCCCCTTCAAAAAAGCCTTTTTTGGGGCTACCGTATTGGCTATTTTATTGGCCATTATGTCACCTCTTAGCCCTTATTTGATTCAGCTAACGGTTGATAATTATATCCTGATTCCCAATCAAGAAGGACTGCAAAACATGGCAATGATATTGATTGGGGTATTGATTTTGGAATCTATACTTCGCTACAATTTTATTTACCTCACCAGTTGGCTCGGTCAGTCGGTCATCAAAAACCTTCGGGTTCGGGTCTTCGACCACATCCTTCAATTCCGATTGCGTTATTTTGACAATACGGCAATTGGCACTTCTACTACTCGCACTATCAACGATGTAGAAACAATCAACGATGTTTTTTCGGAGGGTTTGATTAACATTATTGCCGATTTATTGACCCTAGTGATGGTGATGGGGGTGATGTTTTACACCGATTGGAAACTGACCTTGATGTGTCTTGCCCCTTTCCCTTTGATTATTTACAGCACTTATGTTTTTAAGGAAAAAGTAAAATCTTCTTTTCAATCCGTCCGAACACAAGTGGCCCGCCTCAATGCTTTTTTACAGGAACACATCACAGGCATGGGCATTGTGCAGATATTTGGCGCAGAGGAAAAAGAAATGAAAAAATACCACAAAATCAATGCAGGGCATCGGGATGCACACATTGAATCTATATGGTACTATTCTATTTTCTTTCCTGTATTGGAAATCATTTTGGCAGCAGCATTGGGTTTGATGGTTTGGTTTGGCTCCAATTTGGTGATAAATGGGCAGGCAAGTTTGGGCGTGTTGATTGCTTTTATCATGTACCTCAATATGTTGTTTCGCCCTTTGAGGGTATTGGCAGATAAATTCAACACCCTACAAATGGGACTTGTGGCTTCAGAACGCATTTTTGCGCTACTGGATCGAGGAGAAGAACGCATCTCAAATGAAGGGGCTAAGAAAGTGGATCATGTCAAAGGTAAAATAGAGTTTGATGATGTATGGTTTGCCTACAATGAGAAAGACATGGTGCTTCGAGGCGTAAGTTTTAGCATTGAAGCAGGGCAAACATTGGCGATTGTGGGCCCAACGGGAGCGGGAAAATCTTCTATCATCAATATTCTCAACCGTTTTTACGACATTCAAAAAGGCACTATCAAGATTGATGGGGTAAAAGTAGAGGACTATGATCTTCATTCTCTCCGCAAAAACATTGGTTTGGTGCTGCAAGATGTATTCCTGTTTTCGGGTTCGGTCTATGACAATATTAGCCTTAGAAGCCCAGAAATCACCCCTGAGCAGGTGTATGAGGCTGCAAACATTGTTGGGGCAAATGAGTTCATCGAAAGGCTGCCCAATCAATACGACTACAATGTGATGGAAAGAGGTGCAACGCTTTCCTTGGGGCAGCGTCAATTGATTTCCTTTATTCGTGCTTTGGTATTTGACCCCCGCATTTTGATTCTCGATGAAGCGACTTCTTCGATTGATACCGAAACGGAATGGCTCGTCCAAAGTGCTATAGAAAAACTCATAAAGGGACGGACTTCTATTGTCATTGCTCACCGTCTATCAACCATTAAAAATGCGGATAAAATCATGGTACTCAACAAAGGGCAAATTGTAGAAATCGGTACACACGAGGAGTTATTGGCACTTGGTGGACATTATCGAGAATTGCACGATACGCAATTTGCCGCAGCTGAGGCATTGTAA
- a CDS encoding response regulator transcription factor: protein MSDFSLKILIVEDDLSFALELQMLLEELNYSVLAQVDNSDEALKVIYENHPDLILMDIGIKGDLSGIEVGHQIKDLQIPILYITSFNDQQYYEKAKSLSNMIGYMVKPIAKISLKSAIELSISKAYTLKNQNANTPSRKSNIVHKNYFFFKQKDTIQKVDIKKIAFVKSNDNYCECYLLSEKAFTVRIGISELEKMLPSKLFIRIHRQFIVQVACIDAVDFASNLLKIKSHTIPISRTKRKPLAALLESLR from the coding sequence ATGTCTGATTTTAGCTTAAAAATACTGATAGTAGAAGACGACCTTTCGTTTGCTCTTGAGCTGCAAATGTTGCTGGAAGAATTGAACTACAGCGTATTGGCGCAAGTCGACAATTCCGATGAGGCATTGAAGGTCATTTACGAAAATCATCCCGACCTCATTTTGATGGACATTGGCATCAAAGGAGATTTATCGGGCATTGAAGTTGGGCATCAAATCAAAGACTTACAAATTCCGATTCTTTACATCACTTCCTTCAATGACCAACAATACTATGAAAAAGCCAAAAGCCTGTCGAATATGATTGGTTATATGGTGAAGCCCATCGCTAAAATATCGCTGAAATCAGCCATAGAATTGTCTATTTCAAAAGCCTATACCCTCAAAAATCAAAACGCCAACACTCCCAGTAGAAAAAGCAACATTGTTCACAAAAACTATTTTTTCTTTAAGCAAAAAGATACCATACAAAAGGTCGACATCAAAAAAATTGCCTTTGTCAAGTCCAATGACAATTACTGCGAATGTTACCTACTTTCGGAAAAAGCTTTTACGGTTCGAATCGGTATCAGCGAACTGGAAAAAATGCTGCCTTCAAAGCTATTTATACGGATTCATCGGCAATTCATCGTGCAAGTTGCTTGTATTGATGCGGTTGACTTTGCCTCTAATCTATTGAAAATCAAATCACATACAATTCCCATTAGCCGAACCAAACGAAAACCCCTAGCTGCTTTGCTCGAATCACTGCGATGA
- a CDS encoding OmpA family protein, translating into MKSQMKYVVFLCMVVVMTSCMSKKQYSALQSQLNEANKGLTECGEQLSTALNRLSGCEQEKVKLQGELNTANSSLKLREEQIMGLQGQVTDAKETRDKQFSQVGDLTVLSKTANDNIKETLSQLEKKDKYIHLLQNAKTKADSINLALAFNLKSVLKEGIEDNDVEIKVDKTVVFVNLSDKMLYKSGSAELTPRANEVLGKIAQIIESRPELEVMVEGYTDNVPIKNACMTDNWDLSVKRATAVVRVLQQAYKIDPNRLIAAGRGEYNSLASNDNAEGRSINRRTRIIILPKLNQFYDLLNPNNAPK; encoded by the coding sequence ATGAAGTCACAAATGAAGTATGTGGTATTTTTATGTATGGTGGTTGTCATGACCTCTTGTATGAGTAAAAAACAATACAGTGCGCTGCAATCACAACTGAATGAGGCCAATAAAGGTTTAACCGAATGTGGAGAGCAGTTGAGCACAGCTTTGAATCGCCTTTCTGGTTGTGAGCAAGAAAAAGTAAAATTGCAAGGCGAACTCAATACAGCAAATAGCTCATTGAAACTCAGAGAGGAGCAAATTATGGGCTTGCAAGGTCAAGTGACAGATGCGAAAGAAACAAGAGATAAACAGTTTTCACAAGTGGGTGATTTGACGGTTTTATCAAAAACTGCAAATGACAATATCAAGGAAACCTTGAGCCAATTGGAGAAAAAAGATAAATACATTCATTTACTTCAAAATGCGAAAACCAAGGCTGATTCTATCAACTTGGCATTGGCCTTCAACTTAAAAAGTGTATTGAAGGAAGGTATTGAAGACAATGATGTGGAGATAAAAGTGGATAAGACAGTGGTATTTGTCAATCTTTCTGACAAGATGCTTTATAAAAGTGGTAGTGCTGAATTGACTCCAAGAGCCAATGAAGTTTTGGGTAAAATTGCCCAAATTATCGAATCCAGACCAGAATTGGAGGTAATGGTTGAAGGTTATACAGACAACGTGCCGATTAAAAATGCTTGTATGACAGACAACTGGGATTTGAGTGTGAAGAGAGCTACCGCCGTAGTGCGTGTATTGCAACAAGCATATAAGATTGATCCCAATAGGTTGATTGCAGCAGGCAGAGGCGAGTACAACTCCTTGGCAAGCAATGACAATGCAGAAGGACGTTCTATTAATCGTCGTACCAGAATCATTATTTTGCCAAAGTTGAATCAGTTTTACGACTTGTTGAATCCGAATAATGCGCCTAAATAA
- a CDS encoding AAA family ATPase translates to MKRLPTGRQNFKEIIERDLIYVDKTLQIYELILEGKLYFLSRPRRFGKSLLLSTLQYIFSGQKELFQNLAIAQKTEYNWESYPILQFDFASYGHRVENLEEHLSYEIGEYAKKYELQVPTVSLSLQFKSLVEQIAQKGKPVVVLVDEYDKPIVDFLIEIPKAKANQEVLRDFFSPLKDLEKNGHIQFLFVTGVSKFSKVSLFSDLNNLTDLSISPVAHDLLGITQKELLQYFDPYIQRSAERLQMPKEELLTGIQLWYDGYSFEGNTRLYNPYSLLNFFEQSRFRNFWFATGTPTFLVKSIRNHQIKPSELENKEVPETFFDKFTLENLDIVGLLFQTGYLTIKKTKQKKWEMTYFLGFPNIEVKKSLDSLLENLSKKERNVETWETQEWIRL, encoded by the coding sequence ATGAAAAGATTACCTACAGGACGGCAAAATTTTAAAGAAATCATAGAGAGGGATTTGATTTATGTAGATAAAACACTTCAAATCTATGAATTGATATTAGAAGGAAAATTGTATTTCCTTTCTCGCCCCCGTCGTTTTGGCAAATCCTTGTTGCTCTCTACTCTTCAATATATTTTTTCGGGGCAAAAAGAACTGTTTCAAAACCTGGCTATTGCACAAAAAACGGAATACAATTGGGAATCCTATCCCATTTTGCAGTTTGATTTTGCCTCCTATGGACATCGAGTTGAAAACTTGGAAGAACATCTTAGCTATGAAATAGGAGAATATGCTAAAAAATATGAACTTCAAGTTCCTACCGTCTCTCTTTCCCTTCAATTCAAATCTTTGGTGGAACAAATTGCTCAAAAAGGCAAGCCCGTGGTGGTATTGGTGGACGAATACGATAAACCTATCGTTGATTTTTTGATAGAAATACCTAAAGCCAAAGCAAATCAAGAAGTATTGAGGGATTTTTTTAGTCCTTTGAAGGATTTAGAAAAAAATGGACACATTCAATTCCTATTTGTTACAGGAGTTTCTAAGTTCAGCAAGGTGAGTTTGTTTTCTGATTTGAACAACTTGACCGATTTGTCCATCTCACCTGTTGCCCATGATTTACTAGGCATTACACAAAAAGAACTGCTTCAATATTTTGACCCTTATATTCAGCGCAGTGCAGAACGATTGCAAATGCCAAAAGAGGAATTGCTAACAGGTATTCAACTTTGGTACGATGGCTATTCTTTTGAAGGAAATACACGCCTATACAATCCCTATTCGCTGCTCAATTTCTTTGAGCAAAGCCGATTTCGCAATTTTTGGTTTGCAACAGGAACGCCTACTTTTTTGGTGAAAAGCATTCGAAACCACCAAATCAAACCTAGTGAATTGGAGAACAAAGAAGTTCCTGAAACTTTCTTTGACAAGTTTACCCTCGAAAATCTTGACATTGTAGGTTTGTTGTTTCAAACAGGTTATTTGACCATCAAAAAGACTAAACAGAAGAAGTGGGAAATGACCTATTTTTTGGGTTTCCCTAATATTGAAGTAAAGAAGTCTTTGGATTCCCTATTGGAAAACCTCTCCAAGAAAGAGCGAAATGTAGAAACTTGGGAAACACAAGAATGGATAAGGCTTTAG
- a CDS encoding T9SS type A sorting domain-containing protein produces the protein MHGGSVYDASYLQFYQLLIDVRASGRKYTELTTTELQTVENITQANAYGSVYAQSLLAMLNQTIVDRIPHKESTQSNKSAAINELQSMVQIYPNPTNNTVTIESAVKVAKLSVYNITGQFMEQRDLVEGKNDLKMDFPNGTYFFQIQSEQQMITHKVVIAQ, from the coding sequence TTGCACGGAGGCAGTGTTTACGATGCTTCCTACCTCCAATTTTATCAGTTGCTGATTGATGTGCGAGCAAGTGGTCGAAAATATACGGAATTGACTACTACAGAACTACAAACTGTAGAGAATATTACACAAGCAAATGCCTATGGTAGTGTATATGCGCAAAGCCTGCTCGCAATGTTGAATCAGACTATAGTTGATAGAATACCACATAAAGAAAGCACTCAAAGTAATAAAAGTGCTGCCATCAATGAATTGCAGTCTATGGTACAAATTTATCCCAATCCAACGAATAATACCGTTACCATAGAATCGGCTGTAAAAGTAGCAAAACTAAGCGTTTACAATATCACTGGTCAATTTATGGAACAACGAGACTTGGTAGAAGGAAAAAATGATTTGAAAATGGATTTTCCAAATGGTACTTATTTTTTCCAAATCCAATCCGAACAGCAAATGATTACCCACAAGGTAGTTATTGCCCAATAA
- a CDS encoding T9SS type A sorting domain-containing protein: MKHILFFILFSQILLGQETYFNKYYDVENGRQTVKSLVAFEDAYFILGINRVNGDENKYAIWEIDEIGNVVNLNEYGTSNHVYLEGHLISVHNKLFVFFSQFDTLLNSKYFLASIDKKGKLLWEQTYDLGEFNEGSRKLTATKDNGFIMTGFSTSFPNELGQAFCVKTDSIGNMEWQKDYGKLDGHDQGNEIIQTEDGAYLVLAWTSKEFSNRDVWLFKIDSLGNMLWEKKYGGFYFEECTDILEVEDGYVLVGYQYQSPMLDEGSRAYILKIDKEGNLLWEKTYTGVSEYYGTRLDDIFREVRELEDGSLAVIGHSRNYNELERFSGTLMKLTAEGDSLWTKIYHNNSSNHYLWDFEVTEDNGFVMCGWSKGVESGTQDGWVLKLDSLGNTCQPANCDSIFTTSIHYDITTHYPTQFYPNPAQNRVTFQHRLPKGKEAVLEVYDLKGRIMGYWVLDIGDGELVLDIEGWGSGLYLYRVSVEEKEVSSGKLVVE, encoded by the coding sequence ATGAAACATATTCTATTTTTTATATTATTCTCTCAAATCCTTTTGGGACAAGAAACTTACTTCAATAAATATTATGATGTTGAAAACGGTCGTCAAACAGTAAAGTCATTGGTAGCTTTTGAGGATGCATACTTTATTTTGGGGATAAATAGAGTTAATGGTGATGAGAATAAATATGCGATATGGGAAATTGATGAAATAGGTAACGTTGTAAATCTGAATGAGTATGGAACAAGTAATCATGTTTATTTAGAAGGACATCTAATAAGTGTGCATAACAAATTATTTGTTTTTTTTAGTCAGTTTGATACTCTTTTAAATAGTAAATATTTTTTGGCAAGTATTGATAAAAAAGGGAAACTTTTATGGGAACAAACTTATGATTTAGGAGAGTTTAATGAGGGTTCACGAAAATTAACGGCTACAAAGGATAATGGCTTTATTATGACAGGTTTTTCAACAAGTTTTCCCAATGAGTTAGGGCAAGCATTTTGTGTAAAAACTGATAGTATAGGCAATATGGAGTGGCAAAAAGATTATGGGAAATTAGATGGACATGACCAAGGTAATGAGATTATTCAAACAGAAGATGGAGCTTATTTGGTACTGGCATGGACTTCAAAAGAATTTAGCAATCGAGATGTATGGTTATTTAAAATAGATAGTTTGGGCAATATGTTGTGGGAGAAGAAATACGGTGGTTTTTATTTTGAAGAATGTACTGATATATTGGAGGTGGAGGATGGTTATGTGTTGGTGGGCTATCAATATCAGTCACCTATGCTGGATGAAGGTTCACGAGCTTATATTTTGAAGATAGACAAGGAAGGGAATCTATTGTGGGAGAAAACCTATACAGGCGTTTCGGAATATTATGGCACTCGACTGGACGATATTTTTCGAGAAGTGCGAGAATTGGAGGATGGAAGTCTAGCAGTAATTGGTCATTCTCGCAATTACAATGAATTGGAGCGTTTTTCGGGTACATTGATGAAATTAACTGCAGAAGGTGATAGTTTGTGGACGAAGATTTACCATAATAATTCTTCAAATCATTATTTATGGGATTTTGAAGTAACAGAGGACAATGGATTTGTCATGTGTGGGTGGAGTAAAGGCGTAGAAAGTGGCACACAAGACGGTTGGGTATTGAAGTTAGACAGCCTCGGCAACACCTGTCAGCCCGCCAATTGCGACAGCATTTTCACCACTTCAATCCACTACGACATCACCACACATTACCCGACCCAATTTTATCCCAATCCCGCCCAAAATAGAGTTACTTTTCAGCATCGACTGCCCAAAGGGAAAGAGGCGGTTTTGGAGGTGTATGATTTGAAGGGGAGGATAATGGGATATTGGGTATTAGATATTGGTGATGGAGAGTTGGTATTGGATATTGAAGGATGGGGTAGTGGATTGTATTTGTATCGGGTGAGCGTTGAAGAGAAGGAAGTGAGTAGCGGGAAATTGGTGGTGGAGTGA
- a CDS encoding helix-turn-helix domain-containing protein has product MIKITMKNKRLEQQLLKDIILRHPKPYMRERASAVLQVHEGSSSRQVALNGLLHQRKPDTVYQWLHRYNDEGFLGLYNRPGRGRKPNYDESQKEQIRKQVRLIILHEHEEFVSAYPR; this is encoded by the coding sequence ATGATTAAGATAACGATGAAGAACAAGAGGTTAGAACAACAACTATTAAAAGATATTATTCTACGTCACCCCAAGCCTTACATGCGAGAACGAGCAAGTGCTGTACTTCAAGTTCATGAAGGCTCATCTAGTCGGCAAGTGGCACTCAATGGTTTACTTCATCAACGCAAACCCGATACAGTATATCAATGGCTGCATCGTTATAATGATGAAGGATTCTTAGGTTTATATAATCGCCCTGGTCGAGGTCGTAAACCCAATTATGATGAAAGCCAAAAAGAGCAAATCCGAAAGCAAGTTCGCTTGATTATTCTACATGAACATGAGGAGTTTGTGAGTGCCTATCCTCGCTGA